The genome window ACTGTTTTCATGGGATATTGGATAGACTCTTCGAAGAGAGTGATGCGAAAGATGGGATTTCTGGAAataaccccaacccaacccttGATATATACATGGGTGGGGACTTGATGGTAAATGCACTCAATTCGCTCAGGTTTCTTGCAAAGAACTTTGGGAGATTTGGCAAAAGCAAAAAACAGATCGGACagataaaaagaaaatttgAAATGTCAAAATGTTCAAACGCCCCAGAGCTGCCGCACAACCCCATCGTGTATTTGGTAACGTACGCCCTGGaaagttttttttggttcaaacaaaaaaaaaaaaaagaaaaagaaaccccttccctcccacctcctccatatGCTCCCCCTAAGTAGGTAGATAGAAAAATCCATCACTCCCAAAAATGCCTGAtgctccccctttccctcctccccaaccccttaAAGAAACCCCCTCGCTGTGCGTGTATATCAAGCAAAAAACAACCAgacaagagaaaaagaagaaaaactaattcttctcccccaccaccccatcaacccccatcactccctcccctccttgccagcagcctcctccctaCACCTTGAGCACAtgcaccaccctcccaaactccccctggcccactccctcctctccttaaCAGGCAGCTCCACATCGCAGTAATGATTCAAGatctcctctcccttcttcacccctcctttcctccccccaacaaccctctTGTCCCTCGCCCAAAGCTTCATCTTGCCCCCCCACTCCCAGCTCACATTCGGATCGCAGTCGTGGTTAGCCAGGCACCAAAAGGGATGAACCGCCGCCACATCCGGCCTCCCGTCCCTGCGCCCGTCCTGGTAGTTTTTGCGCGCAGAGGCCGTGCCGCGGAACTTGGCGTAGCAGGTGTTGAAAACCCAAATGTCATGCTGGCCGAGCGTGGCATAAATGTCTATATCCATCTTCTCGAGTATGTGAAGCGGAATCTCGATGTTGTACTCGAACGAAAAAGGCAGGGTCCACTCCGGGGGCGGCTCGGCGTTGATGCTGCGGTCGATCTCGTTGAGCTCCGAGGGGACAAAGTCGCCCCAGATGAACTTTATCGAGGGCACGTCCAGGGGGTGCATCTCCTGGTGTGTCGACATCGCCAGGAGGCGGGCGAGCAGCAAGAGGTAGAGGGACTGGTCAATGTCCTTGTTGTCGGGGTCTTTGGCGATCGAGTCCACGTCCGTGTCGCACACGGCGGGGTGGTATTGCTCTTGGGCCTTGGTGAAGCAAAAGTCGTCGCAAAAGATGGTGTCGTAGCACTCCGGGCAGCTGACCGCCTTGGAGTGTTGGTCGAGGGGCGGGAGGGCCGTCCCGCAGGCGTCGCAGGTGGATTCCTTGTGTCGGTTGTTGGCTGTGAGGAGAGAATACTCTTCCAGCACCGTCTCACCCGGGGCGATGTCCTCTTTGGCAAAGAGGCCGAGCTGATTACACGTCGGTATCACGTCGTGGCCGTCCGTGTTGCTCTCGTCAtcgaggaggacggggagtTTAGACACGCGGACCTCGCACTTTGGAGCCATGGTCGACAGCTGCTTGTTGAGGTGGGCCAGCGACTCGGCCGAGAAGCGGTCCGGTTCGTGGGTGTTCCATGGGTAGACTTCACGGCGGACGACACCGCGGTCGGGGAGG of Podospora pseudopauciseta strain CBS 411.78 chromosome 7 map unlocalized CBS411.78m_7, whole genome shotgun sequence contains these proteins:
- a CDS encoding uncharacterized protein (COG:S; EggNog:ENOG503NWG3), which codes for MEAPSPSVPDEKDPCREHLLERRQQLTDSLSASPYDLILYLERAVVHSDLAYPDLAAGDAYRALLLADEVRDESFEYHEQALEALKSYSTTPCPVVLDHGSLTEGISDGTAGEDVMEGLEGVGPYQLLAHLGSVRAYQILSLSLLLCGSLKSALRFCERGLNTAPNNRELSEIKGYIEQVGRRRLRKESDAPIDINSLPDRGVVRREVYPWNTHEPDRFSAESLAHLNKQLSTMAPKCEVRVSKLPVLLDDESNTDGHDVIPTCNQLGLFAKEDIAPGETVLEEYSLLTANNRHKESTCDACGTALPPLDQHSKAVSCPECYDTIFCDDFCFTKAQEQYHPAVCDTDVDSIAKDPDNKDIDQSLYLLLLARLLAMSTHQEMHPLDVPSIKFIWGDFVPSELNEIDRSINAEPPPEWTLPFSFEYNIEIPLHILEKMDIDIYATLGQHDIWVFNTCYAKFRGTASARKNYQDGRRDGRPDVAAVHPFWCLANHDCDPNVSWEWGGKMKLWARDKRVVGGRKGGVKKGEEILNHYCDVELPVKERREWARGSLGGWCMCSRCREEAAGKEGRE